In Vicinamibacterales bacterium, the sequence AGTAGACGAGGCGTTGCGAATCGCCACGATTAACGGGGCGCGTGCCTCCCGTGAAGAAACCACTAAGGGGTCAATCACGGTCGGTAAGTTCGCTGATTTCGTCATCCTTGAGCGTGACCCGCATGTGGTGAATCCGGACGAACTTAAGCAGATCGCAATCGTGCGGACGGTAACAGGTGGCCGGACTGTCTACCCAGTGATGTCCTGAGGATTCAAGGCCTGATTGCCATGAGCGATCGCCACGCACGACACATCGTCGTCGCTGTGCTTACCATTCTGGTGCTGGGCATGGCGGCGTGTGCGCCGCAGGAATTCACATCAGAAGAAATTAAAAACCTGGAGATCGACGGCCTCCGCGCACTGGCTGAACAGGGGCACGCCGCTGGGCGGGTCGAACTCGCAGGGAGATACCGCGATGGTCTGGGTGTCGAGGTGAATCAGGCTGAGGCGTTCAAATGGATGCGCATGGCGGCGGACCAAGGCGAGGTCGACGGGCAGGTTCAACTCGGTCTTATGTACTCTCGGGGCACGGGTACCCAACGGGACTTCGTGAAAGCCCACATGTGGACCAGCCTCGCGGCGTCCCAATTATCTGGGGAGAGCAGGGAGGATACAGCCCAAACTCTGACCGCCCTTTTCGACGTGATGACCTCTGCTCAGATCGGCGAAGCCGAATATCTCGCCCGTGAGTGGGAAGATGCGCACCCGCGTGAGCCATGAGCTCAGACGTTGAAG encodes:
- a CDS encoding tetratricopeptide repeat protein produces the protein MSDRHARHIVVAVLTILVLGMAACAPQEFTSEEIKNLEIDGLRALAEQGHAAGRVELAGRYRDGLGVEVNQAEAFKWMRMAADQGEVDGQVQLGLMYSRGTGTQRDFVKAHMWTSLAASQLSGESREDTAQTLTALFDVMTSAQIGEAEYLAREWEDAHPREP